In one Triplophysa rosa linkage group LG13, Trosa_1v2, whole genome shotgun sequence genomic region, the following are encoded:
- the g3bp1 gene encoding ras GTPase-activating protein-binding protein 1 isoform X4 → MVMEKPSAQLVGREFVRQYYTLLNQAPDYLHRFYGKNSSYVHGGLDSNGKHAEAVFGQSEIHKKVMALSFRDCHTKIRHVDAHATLNEGVVVQVMGELSNNMQPMRKFMQTFVLAPEGTVANKFYVHNDIFRYQDEVFGDSDSDAPEESEEDVEELERVHSPEVVQDEPAGYYEHPPCVEPEGLQEEVAVTPEPQPEPEEEVECEPTAVELKQEHVSQPETHAEEKTQRAPPSPTPADTAPTMPEDSRRPSSWASVTSKNLPPGGVVPVTGVPPHVVRVPSAQPRVEVKAETQTTAQRPQRDQRPRDQRPGPSPAHRTPRPGVREGESGESEVRRAVRYPDSHQLFVGNVPHDVDKTELKEFFEQYGTVLELRINSGGKLPNFGFVVFDDSEPVQKILSNRPIKLRGDVRLNVEEKKTRSAREGDRRDIRPRGPGGPRDRIGGSRGPPTRGGTAQKPSFGAGRGTGSSEARYTGPRQ, encoded by the exons ATGGTGATGGAGAAGCCAAGTGCCCAGCTTGTGGGGCGAGAGTTTGTCCGACAGTACTACACCCTGCTGAACCAGGCGCCCGATTACCTGCACAG GTTTTATGGCAAGAACTCGTCTTACGTTCATGGGGGTCTGGACAGTAATGGCAAACACGCTGAAGCTGTCTTCGGCCAGTCT GAAATCCATAAGAAGGTAATGGCTCTGAGTTTCCGTGATTGCCACACTAAGATAAGGCATGTGGATGCCCATGCCACTCTGAATGAGGGAGTGGTGGTGCAAGTCATGGGCGAGCTGTCCAATAACATGCAGCCCATGAGGAAGTTCATGCAGACGTTTGTTCTGGCGCCTGAG GGCACCGTTGCGAATAAGTTCTACGTGCACAATGATATTTTCCGGTACCAGGATGAAGTATTTGGCGACTCAGACTCCGATGCTCCTGAGG AGTCTGAGGAGGATGTGGAGGAGCTGGAACGGGTCCACTCACCTGAGGTGGTCCAGGATGAGCCTGCCGGATACTATGAACACCCACCATG tgttgagCCAGAGGGGCTGCAAGAGGAGGTAGCGGTGACCCCAGAGCCCCAGCCTGAGCcagaagaagaggtggagtgtGAGCCAACAGCTGTAGAGCTGAAACAGGAGCACGTCAGTCAACCCGAGACTCATGCCGAGGAAAAGACTCAAAGAGCTCCCCCTTCACCCACGCCTGCTGACACTGCACCCACCATGCCAGAGGACAGCCGCCGG cCGTCCTCGTGGGCTTCAGTCACAAGCAAGAATCTCCCACCTGGAGGAGTGGTCCCTGTGACAGGAGTCCCTCCGCATGTTGTCAGAGTTCCATCTGCTCAG CCACGTGTAGAGGTGAAAGCAGAAACACAGACCACAGCACAGAGACCCCAGAGAGACCAGAGACCACGCGACCAAAGGCCAGGACCGTCTCCAGCTCACAGAACACCAAGACCGGGAG TGCGAGAGGGGGAGAGCGGTGAGTCAGAGGTGAGGCGAGCAGTCCGGTACCCTGACAGCCACCAGCTCTTCGTTGGAAACGTGCCTCACGACGTGGACAAGACTGAACTCAAAGAATTCTTTGAAC AATATGGTACAGTCCTAGAGTTGAGGATCAACAGCGGTGGCAAGCTGCCTAACTTTGGATTTGTGGTATTTGACGATTCTGAGCCAGTGCAGAAGATTCTCAGCAATCGG CCCATTAAGCTGCGAGGAGACGTCCGACTCAACGTGGAGGAGAAAAAGACCCGCTCTGCCCGTGAAGGTGACCGGCGAGACATCCGCCCCAGAGGCCCCGGTGGACCGCGAGACAGGATAGGCGGTTCAAGGGGGCCACCCACCCGCGGAGGCACGGCTCAGAAACCTAGTTTCGGAGCCGGTCGCGGCACAGGATCCAGCGAGGCCCGCTACACGGGACCACGTCAGTGA
- the g3bp1 gene encoding ras GTPase-activating protein-binding protein 1 isoform X3, giving the protein MVMEKPSAQLVGREFVRQYYTLLNQAPDYLHRFYGKNSSYVHGGLDSNGKHAEAVFGQSEIHKKVMALSFRDCHTKIRHVDAHATLNEGVVVQVMGELSNNMQPMRKFMQTFVLAPEGTVANKFYVHNDIFRYQDEVFGDSDSDAPEESEEDVEELERVHSPEVVQDEPAGYYEHPPCVEPEGLQEEVAVTPEPQPEPEEEVECEPTAVELKQEHVSQPETHAEEKTQRAPPSPTPADTAPTMPEDSRRPSSWASVTSKNLPPGGVVPVTGVPPHVVRVPSAQPRVEVKAETQTTAQRPQRDQRPRDQRPGPSPAHRTPRPGAVREGESGESEVRRAVRYPDSHQLFVGNVPHDVDKTELKEFFEQYGTVLELRINSGGKLPNFGFVVFDDSEPVQKILSNRPIKLRGDVRLNVEEKKTRSAREGDRRDIRPRGPGGPRDRIGGSRGPPTRGGTAQKPSFGAGRGTGSSEARYTGPRQ; this is encoded by the exons ATGGTGATGGAGAAGCCAAGTGCCCAGCTTGTGGGGCGAGAGTTTGTCCGACAGTACTACACCCTGCTGAACCAGGCGCCCGATTACCTGCACAG GTTTTATGGCAAGAACTCGTCTTACGTTCATGGGGGTCTGGACAGTAATGGCAAACACGCTGAAGCTGTCTTCGGCCAGTCT GAAATCCATAAGAAGGTAATGGCTCTGAGTTTCCGTGATTGCCACACTAAGATAAGGCATGTGGATGCCCATGCCACTCTGAATGAGGGAGTGGTGGTGCAAGTCATGGGCGAGCTGTCCAATAACATGCAGCCCATGAGGAAGTTCATGCAGACGTTTGTTCTGGCGCCTGAG GGCACCGTTGCGAATAAGTTCTACGTGCACAATGATATTTTCCGGTACCAGGATGAAGTATTTGGCGACTCAGACTCCGATGCTCCTGAGG AGTCTGAGGAGGATGTGGAGGAGCTGGAACGGGTCCACTCACCTGAGGTGGTCCAGGATGAGCCTGCCGGATACTATGAACACCCACCATG tgttgagCCAGAGGGGCTGCAAGAGGAGGTAGCGGTGACCCCAGAGCCCCAGCCTGAGCcagaagaagaggtggagtgtGAGCCAACAGCTGTAGAGCTGAAACAGGAGCACGTCAGTCAACCCGAGACTCATGCCGAGGAAAAGACTCAAAGAGCTCCCCCTTCACCCACGCCTGCTGACACTGCACCCACCATGCCAGAGGACAGCCGCCGG cCGTCCTCGTGGGCTTCAGTCACAAGCAAGAATCTCCCACCTGGAGGAGTGGTCCCTGTGACAGGAGTCCCTCCGCATGTTGTCAGAGTTCCATCTGCTCAG CCACGTGTAGAGGTGAAAGCAGAAACACAGACCACAGCACAGAGACCCCAGAGAGACCAGAGACCACGCGACCAAAGGCCAGGACCGTCTCCAGCTCACAGAACACCAAGACCGGGAG CAGTGCGAGAGGGGGAGAGCGGTGAGTCAGAGGTGAGGCGAGCAGTCCGGTACCCTGACAGCCACCAGCTCTTCGTTGGAAACGTGCCTCACGACGTGGACAAGACTGAACTCAAAGAATTCTTTGAAC AATATGGTACAGTCCTAGAGTTGAGGATCAACAGCGGTGGCAAGCTGCCTAACTTTGGATTTGTGGTATTTGACGATTCTGAGCCAGTGCAGAAGATTCTCAGCAATCGG CCCATTAAGCTGCGAGGAGACGTCCGACTCAACGTGGAGGAGAAAAAGACCCGCTCTGCCCGTGAAGGTGACCGGCGAGACATCCGCCCCAGAGGCCCCGGTGGACCGCGAGACAGGATAGGCGGTTCAAGGGGGCCACCCACCCGCGGAGGCACGGCTCAGAAACCTAGTTTCGGAGCCGGTCGCGGCACAGGATCCAGCGAGGCCCGCTACACGGGACCACGTCAGTGA
- the g3bp1 gene encoding ras GTPase-activating protein-binding protein 1 isoform X1, producing MVMEKPSAQLVGREFVRQYYTLLNQAPDYLHRFYGKNSSYVHGGLDSNGKHAEAVFGQSEIHKKVMALSFRDCHTKIRHVDAHATLNEGVVVQVMGELSNNMQPMRKFMQTFVLAPESDGFVKNQRVSERRGKEEMQTCTGTVANKFYVHNDIFRYQDEVFGDSDSDAPEESEEDVEELERVHSPEVVQDEPAGYYEHPPCVEPEGLQEEVAVTPEPQPEPEEEVECEPTAVELKQEHVSQPETHAEEKTQRAPPSPTPADTAPTMPEDSRRPSSWASVTSKNLPPGGVVPVTGVPPHVVRVPSAQPRVEVKAETQTTAQRPQRDQRPRDQRPGPSPAHRTPRPGAVREGESGESEVRRAVRYPDSHQLFVGNVPHDVDKTELKEFFEQYGTVLELRINSGGKLPNFGFVVFDDSEPVQKILSNRPIKLRGDVRLNVEEKKTRSAREGDRRDIRPRGPGGPRDRIGGSRGPPTRGGTAQKPSFGAGRGTGSSEARYTGPRQ from the exons ATGGTGATGGAGAAGCCAAGTGCCCAGCTTGTGGGGCGAGAGTTTGTCCGACAGTACTACACCCTGCTGAACCAGGCGCCCGATTACCTGCACAG GTTTTATGGCAAGAACTCGTCTTACGTTCATGGGGGTCTGGACAGTAATGGCAAACACGCTGAAGCTGTCTTCGGCCAGTCT GAAATCCATAAGAAGGTAATGGCTCTGAGTTTCCGTGATTGCCACACTAAGATAAGGCATGTGGATGCCCATGCCACTCTGAATGAGGGAGTGGTGGTGCAAGTCATGGGCGAGCTGTCCAATAACATGCAGCCCATGAGGAAGTTCATGCAGACGTTTGTTCTGGCGCCTGAG agcgatggctttgtaaaaaatcaacgtgtttcagagaggcggggcaaagaggagatgcaaacatgcacg GGCACCGTTGCGAATAAGTTCTACGTGCACAATGATATTTTCCGGTACCAGGATGAAGTATTTGGCGACTCAGACTCCGATGCTCCTGAGG AGTCTGAGGAGGATGTGGAGGAGCTGGAACGGGTCCACTCACCTGAGGTGGTCCAGGATGAGCCTGCCGGATACTATGAACACCCACCATG tgttgagCCAGAGGGGCTGCAAGAGGAGGTAGCGGTGACCCCAGAGCCCCAGCCTGAGCcagaagaagaggtggagtgtGAGCCAACAGCTGTAGAGCTGAAACAGGAGCACGTCAGTCAACCCGAGACTCATGCCGAGGAAAAGACTCAAAGAGCTCCCCCTTCACCCACGCCTGCTGACACTGCACCCACCATGCCAGAGGACAGCCGCCGG cCGTCCTCGTGGGCTTCAGTCACAAGCAAGAATCTCCCACCTGGAGGAGTGGTCCCTGTGACAGGAGTCCCTCCGCATGTTGTCAGAGTTCCATCTGCTCAG CCACGTGTAGAGGTGAAAGCAGAAACACAGACCACAGCACAGAGACCCCAGAGAGACCAGAGACCACGCGACCAAAGGCCAGGACCGTCTCCAGCTCACAGAACACCAAGACCGGGAG CAGTGCGAGAGGGGGAGAGCGGTGAGTCAGAGGTGAGGCGAGCAGTCCGGTACCCTGACAGCCACCAGCTCTTCGTTGGAAACGTGCCTCACGACGTGGACAAGACTGAACTCAAAGAATTCTTTGAAC AATATGGTACAGTCCTAGAGTTGAGGATCAACAGCGGTGGCAAGCTGCCTAACTTTGGATTTGTGGTATTTGACGATTCTGAGCCAGTGCAGAAGATTCTCAGCAATCGG CCCATTAAGCTGCGAGGAGACGTCCGACTCAACGTGGAGGAGAAAAAGACCCGCTCTGCCCGTGAAGGTGACCGGCGAGACATCCGCCCCAGAGGCCCCGGTGGACCGCGAGACAGGATAGGCGGTTCAAGGGGGCCACCCACCCGCGGAGGCACGGCTCAGAAACCTAGTTTCGGAGCCGGTCGCGGCACAGGATCCAGCGAGGCCCGCTACACGGGACCACGTCAGTGA
- the g3bp1 gene encoding ras GTPase-activating protein-binding protein 1 isoform X2, with product MVMEKPSAQLVGREFVRQYYTLLNQAPDYLHRFYGKNSSYVHGGLDSNGKHAEAVFGQSEIHKKVMALSFRDCHTKIRHVDAHATLNEGVVVQVMGELSNNMQPMRKFMQTFVLAPESDGFVKNQRVSERRGKEEMQTCTGTVANKFYVHNDIFRYQDEVFGDSDSDAPEESEEDVEELERVHSPEVVQDEPAGYYEHPPCVEPEGLQEEVAVTPEPQPEPEEEVECEPTAVELKQEHVSQPETHAEEKTQRAPPSPTPADTAPTMPEDSRRPSSWASVTSKNLPPGGVVPVTGVPPHVVRVPSAQPRVEVKAETQTTAQRPQRDQRPRDQRPGPSPAHRTPRPGVREGESGESEVRRAVRYPDSHQLFVGNVPHDVDKTELKEFFEQYGTVLELRINSGGKLPNFGFVVFDDSEPVQKILSNRPIKLRGDVRLNVEEKKTRSAREGDRRDIRPRGPGGPRDRIGGSRGPPTRGGTAQKPSFGAGRGTGSSEARYTGPRQ from the exons ATGGTGATGGAGAAGCCAAGTGCCCAGCTTGTGGGGCGAGAGTTTGTCCGACAGTACTACACCCTGCTGAACCAGGCGCCCGATTACCTGCACAG GTTTTATGGCAAGAACTCGTCTTACGTTCATGGGGGTCTGGACAGTAATGGCAAACACGCTGAAGCTGTCTTCGGCCAGTCT GAAATCCATAAGAAGGTAATGGCTCTGAGTTTCCGTGATTGCCACACTAAGATAAGGCATGTGGATGCCCATGCCACTCTGAATGAGGGAGTGGTGGTGCAAGTCATGGGCGAGCTGTCCAATAACATGCAGCCCATGAGGAAGTTCATGCAGACGTTTGTTCTGGCGCCTGAG agcgatggctttgtaaaaaatcaacgtgtttcagagaggcggggcaaagaggagatgcaaacatgcacg GGCACCGTTGCGAATAAGTTCTACGTGCACAATGATATTTTCCGGTACCAGGATGAAGTATTTGGCGACTCAGACTCCGATGCTCCTGAGG AGTCTGAGGAGGATGTGGAGGAGCTGGAACGGGTCCACTCACCTGAGGTGGTCCAGGATGAGCCTGCCGGATACTATGAACACCCACCATG tgttgagCCAGAGGGGCTGCAAGAGGAGGTAGCGGTGACCCCAGAGCCCCAGCCTGAGCcagaagaagaggtggagtgtGAGCCAACAGCTGTAGAGCTGAAACAGGAGCACGTCAGTCAACCCGAGACTCATGCCGAGGAAAAGACTCAAAGAGCTCCCCCTTCACCCACGCCTGCTGACACTGCACCCACCATGCCAGAGGACAGCCGCCGG cCGTCCTCGTGGGCTTCAGTCACAAGCAAGAATCTCCCACCTGGAGGAGTGGTCCCTGTGACAGGAGTCCCTCCGCATGTTGTCAGAGTTCCATCTGCTCAG CCACGTGTAGAGGTGAAAGCAGAAACACAGACCACAGCACAGAGACCCCAGAGAGACCAGAGACCACGCGACCAAAGGCCAGGACCGTCTCCAGCTCACAGAACACCAAGACCGGGAG TGCGAGAGGGGGAGAGCGGTGAGTCAGAGGTGAGGCGAGCAGTCCGGTACCCTGACAGCCACCAGCTCTTCGTTGGAAACGTGCCTCACGACGTGGACAAGACTGAACTCAAAGAATTCTTTGAAC AATATGGTACAGTCCTAGAGTTGAGGATCAACAGCGGTGGCAAGCTGCCTAACTTTGGATTTGTGGTATTTGACGATTCTGAGCCAGTGCAGAAGATTCTCAGCAATCGG CCCATTAAGCTGCGAGGAGACGTCCGACTCAACGTGGAGGAGAAAAAGACCCGCTCTGCCCGTGAAGGTGACCGGCGAGACATCCGCCCCAGAGGCCCCGGTGGACCGCGAGACAGGATAGGCGGTTCAAGGGGGCCACCCACCCGCGGAGGCACGGCTCAGAAACCTAGTTTCGGAGCCGGTCGCGGCACAGGATCCAGCGAGGCCCGCTACACGGGACCACGTCAGTGA
- the sparc gene encoding SPARC has product MRVWIFFLICLAGTTLAAPTEEEPVVEEETFVEGEPIVEEEPVVEEEPEVGANPVQVETGEFDEAIEIVEDFIAENPCLNHHCKKGKVCEVDDSNQPMCVCQDPLTCPAPVGEFEHICGTDNKTYESSCHFFATKCALEGTKKGHKLHLDYIGPCKLIAPCLNNELNEFPLRMRDWLKNVLVALFERDEENNLLTEKQKLRVKKIYENEKRLEAGEHSLDLLALDFEKNYNMYIYPVHWQFGQLDQHPIDGFLSHTELAPLRAPLIPMEHCTTSFFEHCDADKDKYIALEEWANCFGIKEQDIDNDLVI; this is encoded by the exons ATGAGGGTTTGGATCTTTTTCCTAATCTGCCTTGCTGGCACGACCTTGGCTGCCCCA ACTGAAGAGGAGCCAGTTGTGGAGGAGGAGACATTTGTTGAGGGAGAGCCAATTGTTGAAGAGGAGCCAGTTGTTGAAGAG GAGCCGGAAGTGGGAGCCAACCCGGTCCAGGTGGAGACAGGAGAATTTGATGAGGCCATTGAGATTGTGGAGGATTTTATTGCCGAGA ACCCCTGCCTGAACCATCACTGCAAGAAAGGCAAAGTGTGCGAGGTTGACGACAGCAACCAGCCAATGTGTGTGTGCCAGGACCCTCTGACATGCCCCGCCCCTGTGGGAGAATTTGAGCAT ATCTGTGGAACTGACAACAAAACATACGAGTCCTCTTGCCACTTCTTCGCCACCAAATGCGCCCTGGAGGGCACCAAGAAGGGCCACAAGCTGCACCTGGACTACATCGGACCCTGCAAAC TCATTGCCCCCTGCTTGAACAACGAGCTAAATGAGTTTCCCCTGCGCATGAGGGACTGGCTGAAGAACGTGCTGGTGGCCCTGTTTGAGCGTGATGAGGAAAACAACCTGCTCACAGAGAAGCAGAAACTGAGA GTGAAGAAGATCTATGAGAATGAGAAGAGACTGGAGGCTGGTGAGCACTCTCTGGACCTTCTGGCTCTGGACTTTGAGAAGAACTACAACATGTACATCTACCCTGTGCACTGGCAGTTTGGCCAGCTTGACCAGCACCCCATTGACGG GTTCCTGTCCCACACTGAACTGGCCCCTCTGCGTGCCCCTCTCATCCCTATGGAGCACTGCACCACCAGCTTCTTTGAGCATTGTGATGCTGACAAGGACAAGTACATCGCTCTTGAGGAATGGGCCAACTGCTTTGGAATCAAAGAGC AGGATATCGACAACGACCTTGTCATCTAA
- the atox1 gene encoding copper transport protein ATOX1: MTTHEFFVDMTCEGCSGAVTRVLKKLDVKFDIDLPNKKVFIDSDKDTDVLLETLKKTGKTVTYIGPK, translated from the exons ATGACg ACTCACGAGTTTTTTGTTGACATGACATGTGAGGGATGCTCTGGTGCTGTAACCCGAGTCCTTAAAAAACTgg ATGTCAAATTTGACATTGATCTTCCCAACAAGAAGGTTTTTATCGACTCCGACAAAGACACAGATGTTCTTCTAGAAACACTGAAAAAGACTGGCAAAACAGTTACATACATCGGTCCAAAGTGA